One stretch of Epinephelus lanceolatus isolate andai-2023 chromosome 15, ASM4190304v1, whole genome shotgun sequence DNA includes these proteins:
- the slc18b1 gene encoding MFS-type transporter SLC18B1: MDVDLQQTDNSTPAESTVPPPRMTRQQTLTLISMASVNFSSMICYSILGPFFPNEAVKKGASQTVIGLIFGCYAVCNLIGSLILGKYIVQIGAKFMLIMGLFVSSVCTIMFGLLNRVPAGPAFITLCFVVRSVDAIGFAAAMTSSFAMTAKIFPNNVATVLGSLEIFTGLGLILGPPVGGWFYQSFGYEVPFMLLGCLLLIMVPFNIYVLPNIESDPSKDSFFRLLTKVKIVLMCYVIFTLSSGLGFLDATLSLFAMETFGLSSGYVGLTMLGLSLPYCLASPLLGYITDKYPFTRPWFMVTGGAATATGFCLLGPAPFLYIPSQLWLLIVMLGVIGFSLGMSAIPTFPEIIKCAYEQGYEEGLSTLGMVSGLFGAFWSLGMFYGPIVGGIITQHLNFEWAAAVQGGLAFLGAFLLALHYLCQRPQQSIREDSQQTDESTPLLTE; this comes from the exons ATAACAGCACTCCAGCTGAATCAACAGTTCCTCCTCCGAGGATGACAAGACAGCAGACACTCACTTTAATATCAATGGCTTCTGTCAACTTCAGTTCAATGATCTGCTACTCAATATTAGGCCCATTTTTCCCAAATGAG GCAGTGAAGAAAGGAGCCAGTCAAACTGTCATCGGTCTCATATTTGGCTGCTACGCTGTCTGCAATTTAATTGGCTCGTTGATACTAGGAAAATAT ATTGTCCAAATTGGTGCAAAATTCATGCTTATTATGGGGCTTTTTGTGTCGTCAGTGTGCACCATCATGTTTGG GTTACTCAACCGGGTTCCTGCAGGCCCCGCCTTCATTACCCTGTGCTTTGTAGTGAGGTCCGTCGATGCCATAGGCTTTGCTGCAGCGATGACCTCCTCCTTTGCCATGACAGCAAAAATATTCCCAAACAATGTGGCGACTGTTTTG GGTAGTTTGGAGATTTTCACAGGGCTTGGTCTCATTCTGGGGCCGCCGGTCGGAGGGTGGTTCTACCAGTCATTTGGATATGAAGTCCCTTTTATGCTTCTTGGATGTTTACTATTGATTATGGTTCCTTTCAACATCTATGTCTTGCCAAACATTG AGTCAGACCCATCGAAGGATTCGTTCTTTCGACTTCTCACCAAAGTGAAAATCGTCCTGATGTGCTATGTGATCTTCACTCTTAGTTCAGGTCTGGGCTTCTTGGATGCCACGTTGTCCCTGTTTGCTATGGAGACG TTTGGTCTCTCATCTGGCTACGTGGGACTCACCATGCTCGGTTTGTCGTTACCTTACTGCCTGGCATCACCGCTGTTGGGGTATATTACTGACAAATATCCC TTCACCAGGCCTTGGTTCATGGTAACAGGAGGCGCCGCCACAGCGACTGGCTTCTGCCTGCTTGGTCCCGCCCCTTTCCTTTACATACCAAG TCAGCTGTGGTTGCTGATCGTCATGCTTGGTGTAattgggttttctctgggtatgTCTGCAATCCCCACGTTCCCTGAGATCATCAAATGTGCATA TGAACAAGGATATGAAGAGGGGCTAAGCACTCTCGGGATGGTGTCGGGACTATTTGGGGCATTTTGGTCCTTGGG GATGTTTTATGGCCCAATAGTGGGTGGCATTATTACGCAACATCTGAACTTTGAGTGGGCGGCTGCAGTCCAAGGAGGCTTGGCGTTTTTGGGT GCCTTTCTCCTTGCTCTGCATTACCTGTGTCAGCGCCCACAACAAAG CATTCGAGAAGACAGTCAACAAACAGATGAAAGCACTCCTCTCCTGACTGAGTGA